In the Candidatus Palauibacter polyketidifaciens genome, one interval contains:
- the mtnA gene encoding S-methyl-5-thioribose-1-phosphate isomerase: MNQREFSVPETIRWAPGGRSALILDQTLLPGVHEEKELSTLDDFIEAIVSLRVRGAPLIGITAAIGLAALARRSAAEGVSADGLRDRFAGWAERLADARPTAVNLVWAVRRLRDRLETATGDAGELAAALAAEADAIHEEDRRMCRAIGQHAAPLLAGGESVITHCNAGSLATGGIGTALAPVYVAAEAGRRVRVFADETRPLLQGSRLTAWELSRAGIEVTVLADNMAGSLFTTDPPDIAFVGSDRIAANGDVANKIGTYPLAVLAHRHGVPFYVLAPTSTVDLGSPTGRDIPIEHRDPDEVRRGFGPLLAPEEAGVYSPAFDITPRELVTGIVTERGIHRPPYTDSLAAAVHAAEAERRHPGT; encoded by the coding sequence ATGAACCAACGCGAGTTTTCGGTGCCGGAAACGATCCGCTGGGCCCCCGGGGGCCGGAGCGCGCTCATCCTCGACCAGACGCTCCTTCCCGGCGTCCATGAGGAGAAGGAACTCTCGACCCTCGACGACTTCATCGAGGCGATCGTCAGCCTGCGCGTGCGGGGGGCGCCGCTCATCGGGATCACCGCCGCGATCGGTCTCGCGGCTCTGGCGCGCCGGTCCGCCGCCGAAGGGGTCTCGGCGGACGGGTTGCGGGACCGGTTCGCCGGCTGGGCCGAGCGGCTCGCGGACGCCCGGCCCACGGCGGTCAACCTCGTCTGGGCGGTCCGCCGACTGAGGGACCGGCTGGAGACGGCCACCGGCGACGCGGGAGAACTGGCCGCGGCACTGGCGGCGGAGGCCGACGCCATCCACGAGGAGGATCGTCGCATGTGCCGCGCGATCGGCCAGCACGCGGCGCCGCTGCTCGCGGGCGGCGAGTCGGTGATCACCCACTGCAACGCGGGGTCGCTCGCGACGGGCGGCATCGGGACGGCCCTCGCCCCGGTCTATGTCGCGGCCGAGGCCGGTCGCCGGGTCCGAGTCTTCGCCGACGAGACCCGCCCGCTCCTCCAGGGGAGCCGTCTCACAGCCTGGGAGCTTTCCCGTGCCGGGATCGAAGTCACCGTGCTGGCCGACAACATGGCCGGGTCGCTCTTCACCACGGACCCGCCGGACATCGCCTTCGTGGGCTCCGACCGCATCGCGGCCAACGGCGACGTGGCGAACAAGATCGGCACCTACCCGCTGGCCGTGCTCGCCCACCGCCACGGCGTTCCGTTCTACGTTCTCGCACCGACTTCCACCGTCGACCTCGGCTCCCCCACCGGCAGGGACATCCCGATCGAGCACCGCGACCCGGATGAGGTCCGCCGCGGCTTCGGCCCCCTCCTCGCCCCCGAGGAGGCCGGCGTGTACAGCCCGGCCTTCGACATCACGCCACGCGAACTCGTGACCGGCATCGTCACCGAACGCGGCATCCACCGCCCGCCCTACACCGATTCCCTCGCCGCCGCCGTCCACGCCGCCGAAGCGGAGCGACGGCACCCGGGAACCTAG
- a CDS encoding aldo/keto reductase, with the protein MFTRRDWLRSTAAAGAALSLNPRILRAFAGQEMITRPIPSTGEELPIVGLGSSATFQRVALSDDHTQIEGVMQALVDGGGSVFDTAPSYGRGASERAAGDICQRLGISDRIFWATKVNVAGRGGGSADPDAARAQIERSFEYFGIPVIDCIQVHNLGDPPVQVGILEEMKAAGRVRYIGITSTSKRQYPALIQSMQDYPLDFIGIDYAVDNVSAADEILPLAAERNIGVLVYVPFGRTRLWSRVGDREVPEWASEFDAHSWAQFFIKFAAAHPAVTVVTPATSRAEHMVDNLGGGMGRLPDEDQQQRMIEYVSQLPEAG; encoded by the coding sequence ATGTTCACTCGACGCGACTGGCTCCGCTCCACCGCCGCCGCGGGCGCGGCACTCTCCCTCAACCCCCGCATCCTGCGCGCGTTCGCGGGACAGGAGATGATCACGCGACCCATCCCCTCCACCGGGGAGGAACTTCCGATCGTCGGCCTCGGGAGTTCGGCAACCTTTCAGCGCGTGGCGCTCAGCGACGACCACACCCAGATCGAAGGCGTCATGCAGGCGCTGGTGGACGGCGGCGGCTCGGTGTTCGACACCGCACCCAGCTACGGACGCGGGGCGTCCGAGAGGGCGGCGGGAGACATCTGCCAGCGGCTCGGGATCTCCGACCGCATCTTCTGGGCGACGAAGGTGAACGTGGCCGGGCGGGGCGGGGGCTCCGCGGATCCGGACGCCGCTCGGGCCCAGATCGAGCGCTCGTTCGAGTACTTCGGCATCCCCGTCATCGACTGCATCCAGGTCCACAACCTGGGCGATCCGCCGGTGCAGGTGGGGATCCTCGAGGAGATGAAGGCGGCCGGGCGCGTCCGCTACATCGGGATCACCTCCACGAGCAAGCGGCAGTATCCCGCGCTCATTCAGTCCATGCAGGACTATCCCCTCGACTTCATCGGCATCGACTACGCGGTGGACAACGTGAGCGCGGCCGACGAGATCCTGCCGCTCGCGGCGGAACGGAACATCGGCGTGCTCGTCTACGTGCCGTTCGGGCGCACGCGGCTATGGTCGCGCGTGGGGGACCGCGAGGTGCCGGAGTGGGCGAGCGAGTTCGACGCCCATTCGTGGGCCCAGTTCTTCATCAAGTTCGCGGCCGCGCACCCCGCCGTGACCGTGGTGACGCCGGCCACGAGCCGCGCGGAGCACATGGTGGACAACCTGGGCGGTGGGATGGGACGACTCCCGGACGAGGACCAGCAGCAGCGCATGATCGAGTACGTGAGCCAGCTCCCCGAAGCCGGCTGA
- a CDS encoding type II toxin-antitoxin system VapC family toxin: MILLDTHVLLWHGRGDRRLGRRARRMIERALPRRRAAISAISFWEIAMRVHSGRLDLLMEPEALRRDLLAQGLVEIPVSGLIGVRAGRLPGLHGDPADRLIVATALEGHELLTADRRILDWSGKLNRFDATE; the protein is encoded by the coding sequence TTGATCCTGCTCGACACACACGTCCTGCTGTGGCACGGGCGCGGCGACCGTCGGCTCGGGCGGCGCGCCCGGCGGATGATCGAGCGGGCGCTACCCCGGAGGCGGGCGGCGATCTCAGCCATATCCTTCTGGGAGATCGCGATGCGCGTCCACAGCGGGCGGCTTGACCTTCTCATGGAACCGGAGGCCCTGCGTCGCGATCTCCTCGCGCAGGGACTCGTCGAAATCCCGGTCAGCGGACTGATAGGCGTGCGGGCGGGGCGGCTCCCGGGCTTGCACGGCGACCCGGCCGACCGGCTCATCGTTGCCACGGCTCTGGAGGGGCATGAATTGCTCACAGCCGACCGGCGCATTCTCGACTGGTCCGGCAAGCTGAACCGGTTCGACGCAACCGAATAG
- a CDS encoding DinB family protein: MTEETTNETIIEDEALAEDILTLLARTPGTVRVLLEDLPEDLLHADEGEGTFSPFSVLGHLIQGEIDDWIPRARWILEHGRDRAFPPFDRFAHIERTQGRSLDELLTEFETLRETGLAALREVVEGAVDLDAGGLHPELGEVTLRQLLATWAVHDLNHIAQIVRVVAHQFEDEVGPWKAYLPILGHGG; encoded by the coding sequence GTGACGGAAGAAACGACAAACGAAACGATCATCGAGGACGAGGCACTGGCCGAGGACATCCTCACGCTCCTCGCCCGCACGCCCGGCACCGTGCGAGTGCTGCTCGAGGATCTGCCGGAGGATCTCCTGCACGCGGACGAGGGCGAAGGGACGTTCAGCCCCTTCAGCGTGCTCGGACATCTCATCCAGGGCGAGATCGACGACTGGATTCCGCGGGCGCGCTGGATCCTCGAACACGGACGCGACCGGGCGTTCCCGCCGTTCGATCGGTTCGCGCACATCGAGCGAACCCAGGGCCGCTCGCTCGATGAACTGCTCACCGAGTTCGAGACCCTGCGCGAGACCGGCCTCGCAGCGCTACGGGAAGTGGTGGAAGGCGCGGTCGATCTGGACGCGGGGGGACTTCACCCGGAGCTGGGCGAAGTCACGCTGCGGCAACTCCTCGCCACCTGGGCCGTCCACGACCTGAACCACATCGCCCAGATCGTGCGGGTCGTCGCGCACCAGTTCGAGGACGAGGTAGGGCCCTGGAAAGCCTATCTCCCCATTCTGGGCCACGGCGGATAG
- a CDS encoding type II toxin-antitoxin system Phd/YefM family antitoxin, translating to MESDHERPAGVPRTIKASEFKAKCLKLMDEVAETGEEIVITKNGRPVSKLVPCAERPETLFGLYRDVIRIRGDIVGPMPREWWDDGDDADEDLF from the coding sequence ATGGAATCAGACCACGAACGGCCCGCAGGCGTCCCGCGGACGATCAAGGCATCGGAGTTCAAGGCAAAGTGTCTGAAGCTCATGGATGAAGTCGCCGAGACCGGCGAGGAAATCGTGATCACGAAGAACGGCCGCCCCGTGTCGAAGCTCGTGCCCTGTGCGGAGAGACCGGAGACGCTATTCGGACTGTATCGCGACGTGATCCGGATCCGTGGCGATATCGTGGGCCCCATGCCTAGAGAGTGGTGGGATGACGGAGACGACGCCGACGAGGATCTGTTTTGA
- a CDS encoding S9 family peptidase produces MTSSREHRVVSSPVAFRVTTAALTLAIVAPAAPLAGQDRDPDHFGPADVFELEIAGDPRISPDGSRVVYVRSSMDIMTDRQRSNLWIVDYDGSNHRPLLTGQRNFSSPRWSPDGTRLLYVASDEHGKAQLYLRWMDTGQTALLTQLDRGPGGLSWSPDGSTIAFSMFVPDTPPPFAQMPAKPEGATWAPPATTYERLYYRSDSQGFLPVGYSHVFVLPAEGGTPRQVTHGPYNHGGTPEWTPDSQHLLISATRRDDWEYVRDSEIFEFSVADGAVRQLTDRRGPDSSPAVSPDGGMIAYTGYDDRYLGHQVSKLYVMSRDGSGSRLIADDLDRSIGNLHWASDGAGLFFQYDTEGNTRLAHVDLDGTVTDIVSSVQGLSIGRPYGGGTFSTSGNDRFAFTYGTPDHPSDLAVTNRGGDWQRLTHLNEDLFAQKAIGETEEVWYKSSHDGLDIQGWIVKPPDFDPSRKYPLLLEIHGGPFANYGDRFSAEVQLFATAGYVVLYTNPRGSTSYGEDFGNEIHHAYPSYDFDDLMSGVDEVISRGYIDEDQLFVTGGSGGGVLTAWIVTHTDRFAAAASQKPVINWYSWVLTADMGGSGGLNYWFPGAPWDNLEHYMERSPVHHIANVTTPTMLITGEVDWRTPMSESEQFYQALKIRKVPSVLVRIPEANHSIGARPSGLISKVQHILAWFERYRPGGTTTQ; encoded by the coding sequence ATGACGTCGTCACGAGAACACAGGGTCGTCAGCTCGCCGGTCGCCTTCCGGGTGACCACCGCCGCGCTCACGCTCGCCATCGTCGCTCCCGCCGCGCCGCTTGCCGGTCAGGACCGGGATCCGGACCACTTTGGCCCGGCGGACGTCTTTGAACTCGAAATCGCCGGCGACCCCAGGATCTCGCCAGACGGTTCCCGGGTCGTCTATGTGCGGTCCTCGATGGACATCATGACGGACCGTCAGCGAAGCAACCTGTGGATCGTCGACTACGACGGTTCCAACCACCGCCCGCTCCTCACCGGACAGAGGAACTTCTCGTCTCCGCGCTGGTCGCCGGACGGCACCCGGCTCCTCTACGTCGCGAGCGACGAACACGGGAAGGCGCAGCTCTACCTGCGCTGGATGGACACCGGGCAGACGGCCCTGCTCACGCAACTGGACCGAGGCCCGGGCGGGCTCTCCTGGTCGCCCGACGGAAGCACGATCGCCTTCAGCATGTTCGTCCCGGACACGCCGCCGCCCTTCGCGCAGATGCCCGCGAAGCCGGAAGGCGCGACGTGGGCGCCCCCCGCCACGACGTACGAGCGCCTCTATTACCGGTCGGACAGCCAGGGCTTCCTGCCGGTCGGATACTCCCACGTCTTCGTCCTTCCCGCGGAGGGGGGGACGCCGCGCCAGGTCACGCACGGCCCCTACAACCACGGCGGGACGCCCGAGTGGACGCCCGATTCTCAGCACCTGCTGATCTCGGCCACCCGGCGCGACGACTGGGAGTACGTGCGGGACTCCGAGATCTTCGAGTTCTCCGTGGCCGACGGCGCGGTGCGGCAACTGACCGACCGGCGCGGACCCGACTCGAGTCCGGCGGTGTCGCCCGACGGCGGCATGATCGCTTACACGGGCTACGACGACCGTTACCTCGGACACCAGGTGTCGAAGCTCTACGTGATGAGCCGGGACGGGTCCGGCTCACGCCTCATCGCCGACGACCTCGACCGCTCGATCGGGAACCTGCACTGGGCGAGCGATGGGGCGGGGCTCTTCTTCCAGTACGACACCGAAGGGAACACGCGGCTGGCCCACGTCGATCTCGATGGGACCGTGACGGATATCGTCTCCAGCGTTCAGGGTCTGTCGATCGGCCGTCCCTACGGAGGCGGCACCTTCTCCACCTCCGGGAACGACCGTTTCGCCTTCACCTACGGGACGCCGGACCACCCCTCGGACCTCGCCGTGACGAATCGCGGCGGCGACTGGCAGCGCCTTACGCATCTGAACGAGGACCTCTTCGCGCAGAAGGCGATCGGGGAGACGGAGGAGGTCTGGTACAAGTCCTCGCACGACGGGCTGGACATCCAGGGCTGGATCGTGAAGCCGCCGGACTTCGACCCGAGCCGCAAATATCCGCTCCTGCTCGAGATCCACGGTGGTCCATTTGCGAACTACGGCGACCGCTTCAGCGCCGAAGTCCAGCTCTTTGCGACGGCGGGGTACGTCGTCCTCTACACGAACCCGCGCGGCAGCACGAGCTACGGCGAGGATTTCGGCAACGAGATCCACCACGCCTACCCGAGCTACGATTTCGATGACCTGATGTCGGGCGTCGATGAAGTGATTTCGCGCGGGTACATCGATGAGGATCAGCTCTTCGTCACCGGAGGGTCCGGAGGCGGGGTGCTCACGGCCTGGATCGTGACGCACACGGACCGCTTCGCCGCGGCCGCGTCGCAGAAGCCCGTCATCAACTGGTACAGCTGGGTTCTGACCGCGGACATGGGCGGGAGCGGCGGCCTCAACTACTGGTTCCCGGGCGCGCCCTGGGACAACCTCGAGCACTACATGGAGCGCTCGCCGGTCCACCACATCGCGAACGTGACGACGCCGACGATGCTCATCACGGGCGAGGTCGACTGGCGGACGCCGATGTCGGAGTCGGAGCAGTTCTACCAGGCGCTGAAGATCCGGAAGGTGCCGTCGGTGCTCGTGCGGATTCCCGAGGCGAACCACAGCATCGGCGCGCGTCCGAGCGGCCTCATCAGCAAGGTGCAGCACATCCTCGCCTGGTTCGAGCGCTACCGGCCGGGCGGGACGACGACGCAGTGA
- a CDS encoding NAD(P)/FAD-dependent oxidoreductase: MSRGRIRRSDRELGLDREITRRDFVQLAGTGIAGSALLGCGPGGSEGASAGAVPGMASDPWSDALGPDWYGPGGVGDYAPSHGNTPEVVRDAHWVRDGRVPGGEVTDTGERFDVVIVGGGLAGLSAAHHFKRHRPSGRCLVIENHPVFGGEAKRNDMMVDGVRLAGPQGSNDFGIRPPTGEPDDYFTTLGIPREFEYAPDAGQVKAPLENYGFMHWVQDQFSIGHYFGGTRGGGRPGWSGGSRAWVNGLFGDMSRAPWTPEVREGFERWRNARVTDHVPRDAPGGPDNPGPWLDGMTLKAYYEDVLGLPPEVTAYVDPILASIIGLGCDAISAWWGMHFDLPGFGLPSRYDGMTFHSFPGGNAGIARYFVKDVVPDGIAGERTLGDVLNGAIDFGALDRPDQPVRLRLGCTAIDVRHAGAGDGRARVTYVHEGRAHSVEADGVVLASGGWMNRYIAADLPDGHRAAYESFRHGPILVANVALRNWRFLDRLGIAGCFYEGDLGFSCNIRRPMYAGDYRPVHAPDHPTMLTFYITFESPGTSPAEQGMAGRTEMLSASFAEYERRLRAQMVELFAEGGFDPAGDIAGLVLNRWGHAYVAPGPGFFFGRDGAPAPPDVIREPFGRVAIGHSELRGHQNWTGASAEGRRAVETVLDLI, translated from the coding sequence ATGAGCCGCGGCAGGATCCGCAGGTCGGACAGGGAACTCGGACTGGACCGGGAGATCACGCGCCGCGACTTCGTCCAGTTGGCGGGGACCGGGATCGCGGGTTCTGCGCTCCTCGGGTGCGGGCCGGGCGGCTCGGAGGGCGCGAGCGCCGGCGCGGTCCCGGGGATGGCTTCGGATCCGTGGTCCGACGCGCTCGGGCCGGACTGGTACGGTCCCGGCGGCGTGGGGGACTATGCGCCCTCGCACGGGAATACGCCGGAGGTCGTCCGTGACGCGCACTGGGTCCGCGATGGGCGGGTTCCGGGAGGGGAGGTCACGGACACCGGAGAACGCTTCGACGTCGTGATCGTGGGCGGCGGCCTCGCGGGCCTCTCCGCCGCGCACCACTTCAAGCGGCATCGACCTTCCGGACGCTGTCTCGTCATCGAGAACCACCCCGTGTTCGGCGGCGAGGCGAAACGAAACGACATGATGGTGGACGGCGTGCGCCTGGCCGGGCCGCAGGGGTCCAACGACTTCGGCATCCGCCCGCCCACCGGAGAGCCGGACGACTACTTCACCACGCTGGGCATCCCGCGCGAGTTCGAGTACGCGCCGGACGCGGGGCAGGTGAAGGCGCCGCTCGAGAACTACGGCTTCATGCACTGGGTGCAGGACCAGTTCTCCATCGGGCACTATTTTGGCGGGACGCGCGGCGGTGGGCGTCCCGGCTGGTCCGGCGGCTCGCGCGCCTGGGTCAACGGTCTCTTCGGGGACATGTCCCGCGCGCCGTGGACGCCGGAGGTGCGGGAGGGCTTCGAACGTTGGCGGAACGCGCGCGTCACGGACCACGTGCCTCGGGACGCGCCCGGGGGGCCGGACAATCCCGGGCCGTGGCTCGACGGCATGACGCTCAAGGCCTACTACGAGGACGTGCTCGGCCTGCCGCCCGAGGTGACGGCGTACGTGGACCCGATCCTCGCCAGCATTATCGGACTCGGGTGCGACGCGATCTCGGCCTGGTGGGGGATGCACTTCGACCTGCCCGGGTTCGGGCTGCCGTCGCGCTACGACGGCATGACCTTCCACTCCTTCCCGGGCGGGAACGCGGGGATCGCCCGCTACTTCGTGAAGGACGTCGTGCCGGACGGGATCGCGGGCGAACGGACGCTGGGGGACGTGCTCAACGGGGCAATCGACTTCGGCGCCCTCGACCGGCCGGATCAGCCCGTGCGGCTGCGGCTGGGGTGTACCGCGATCGACGTGCGCCACGCAGGGGCCGGCGATGGCCGCGCGCGCGTGACCTACGTGCACGAGGGGCGGGCGCACTCCGTCGAGGCGGACGGGGTCGTGCTCGCGAGCGGGGGCTGGATGAACCGCTACATTGCGGCCGACCTGCCGGACGGACATCGCGCCGCCTATGAGAGCTTCCGCCACGGGCCGATCCTCGTCGCGAACGTGGCGCTCCGGAACTGGCGCTTCCTCGACCGCCTGGGGATCGCCGGCTGCTTCTACGAGGGCGATCTCGGCTTCTCGTGCAACATCCGGCGACCCATGTACGCGGGGGACTACCGGCCGGTCCACGCCCCGGATCACCCGACGATGCTGACCTTCTACATCACCTTCGAGTCGCCGGGGACCTCGCCGGCGGAGCAGGGGATGGCGGGTCGCACGGAGATGCTGAGCGCGTCCTTCGCGGAGTACGAGCGACGGCTGCGCGCGCAGATGGTCGAACTCTTCGCCGAGGGCGGCTTCGATCCGGCGGGGGATATCGCCGGCCTCGTGCTCAACCGCTGGGGGCACGCCTACGTGGCGCCCGGACCCGGCTTCTTCTTCGGGCGCGACGGGGCCCCGGCCCCGCCGGATGTGATTCGCGAGCCCTTCGGCCGCGTCGCGATCGGACATTCCGAACTGCGCGGGCACCAGAACTGGACCGGCGCGTCCGCCGAGGGTCGCCGAGCCGTGGAAACGGTCCTCGATCTCATCTGA